From Methanobacterium sp. Maddingley MBC34, one genomic window encodes:
- a CDS encoding Fe-S oxidoreductase (PFAM: Radical SAM superfamily; B12 binding domain) — protein sequence MKVLLINPPYFNSKYKFIGLVAPPLGIAYIAAVLEENGIDVEIIDAAALEMSWETLENEIKRISPGLVAVTALTPTIDKAMQTAELAKKTCPQATVVMGGYHPTFNYQEMLERDYVDIVVMGEGEYTMLELVETLDEGGDLKNVKGIAYKDVVTPTRPIIEDLDELPFPARHLLPMDHYKILNMKLHTATMISGRGCPMQCSFCASAALHGNKLRMRSPMNVVDEMEHLINDHDSGMIAFMDDTFTLKPSRVEEICDEIKKRDIDVYWGCTARADTLSEKLLRKLSDSGCITMFLGVESADQQQLDRVNKQMTIEKIRQAFKLSRENDIRTIASVVLGMPGDTKESIERTIKFVRELNPSYALFSLATPYPGTRFYQEAVQDNLIKVKDWSKYTLLSPVLETVDCSLDELKQMQKKAFRQFYLRPVYLMKQVRMDGPILLKTVAAMIKEV from the coding sequence ATGAAGGTACTCCTCATTAACCCCCCATATTTCAATTCCAAATACAAATTTATAGGATTAGTAGCACCGCCATTAGGTATTGCCTATATAGCAGCAGTATTGGAAGAAAATGGAATTGATGTGGAAATAATTGATGCAGCAGCCCTTGAAATGAGCTGGGAAACCCTTGAAAATGAAATTAAAAGAATATCTCCGGGACTGGTGGCAGTAACTGCCCTGACTCCCACCATTGATAAAGCCATGCAAACAGCAGAACTGGCCAAAAAAACATGTCCACAGGCCACAGTGGTTATGGGAGGATACCATCCCACCTTTAACTACCAGGAAATGTTAGAAAGAGACTATGTGGATATTGTGGTAATGGGTGAAGGAGAATACACCATGCTGGAACTGGTGGAAACTCTGGATGAGGGTGGAGACCTTAAAAATGTCAAAGGAATAGCCTATAAAGATGTAGTGACACCAACAAGACCTATTATCGAAGATCTTGATGAACTACCCTTCCCTGCAAGGCATCTTCTCCCCATGGATCATTACAAGATCCTGAACATGAAACTCCACACCGCAACTATGATATCTGGCAGGGGATGTCCAATGCAGTGTTCCTTCTGTGCTTCTGCTGCCTTACACGGGAACAAGCTACGAATGAGATCCCCGATGAATGTGGTGGATGAAATGGAACACCTAATCAATGATCATGACTCTGGTATGATCGCATTTATGGATGACACCTTCACTCTTAAACCCAGCAGGGTGGAAGAGATCTGTGATGAGATTAAAAAAAGAGATATTGATGTTTATTGGGGATGCACAGCCCGAGCAGATACCTTATCTGAAAAATTACTCCGTAAACTGAGTGATTCAGGTTGTATAACTATGTTCCTGGGAGTGGAATCTGCTGATCAGCAGCAACTGGATCGGGTTAACAAGCAAATGACCATTGAAAAGATCCGCCAGGCTTTTAAACTATCCCGGGAAAACGACATACGCACCATAGCATCAGTGGTCCTGGGAATGCCCGGAGACACCAAAGAAAGCATAGAACGAACCATTAAATTCGTCAGAGAACTAAACCCCTCCTATGCCCTATTTTCCCTGGCAACACCATACCCTGGAACCCGTTTTTACCAGGAAGCAGTGCAGGACAACCTCATCAAGGTTAAGGATTGGTCCAAATACACACTACTTTCTCCTGTCCTGGAAACTGTTGATTGTTCCTTAGATGAGCTTAAACAGATGCAGAAAAAGGCTTTCAGGCAATTCTACCTCAGACCAGTTTACCTCATGAAACAGGTTCGAATGGATGGGCCTATACTCCTGAAAACCGTGGCTGCCATGATAAAAGAAGTTTAA